From one Variovorax sp. PBL-H6 genomic stretch:
- a CDS encoding DUF1109 domain-containing protein, translating into MKTDELVSLLASQAQPVPRHAAARRFALALAVGLPLSIAVMAFEYGVRRDLVQTMFWPMFWVKLLFPACIAVAGFVVVQRLARPGVRVRVAWLGLAVPVLLVWAIGLVTWLMAPVDERAAMVWGQTWRSCAFNIALISLPVFVASLVALKSLAPTQPALAGAAAGAMSAGAGAAVYALHCPELAGPFLAIWYVIGMALPVVAGALVGHRLLRW; encoded by the coding sequence ATGAAGACAGACGAGCTCGTTTCCCTGCTCGCTTCCCAGGCGCAGCCGGTGCCGAGGCACGCGGCCGCACGGCGCTTCGCCCTCGCCCTCGCGGTCGGGCTGCCGTTGTCGATCGCCGTAATGGCCTTCGAGTACGGCGTGCGTCGCGACCTGGTGCAGACCATGTTCTGGCCGATGTTCTGGGTCAAGCTGCTGTTCCCGGCCTGCATCGCCGTGGCGGGCTTCGTGGTCGTGCAGCGGCTGGCGCGGCCCGGGGTGCGCGTGCGTGTCGCGTGGCTGGGCCTGGCCGTACCGGTGCTGCTGGTGTGGGCGATCGGGCTCGTGACGTGGCTGATGGCCCCGGTCGACGAGCGCGCGGCGATGGTGTGGGGGCAGACCTGGCGGAGCTGCGCCTTCAACATCGCATTGATTTCGCTGCCGGTGTTCGTGGCTTCGCTGGTGGCACTGAAGAGCCTCGCGCCCACGCAGCCGGCGCTGGCCGGTGCCGCGGCCGGGGCGATGTCGGCGGGGGCCGGCGCGGCGGTCTATGCCTTGCACTGCCCGGAACTGGCGGGGCCGTTCCTGGCGATCTGGTATGTGATCGGGATGGCGCTGCCGGTGGTGGCGGGGGCGCTGGTCGGGCACCGGCTGCTGCGTTGGTGA
- a CDS encoding sigma-70 family RNA polymerase sigma factor: MTSGSPMAKSDAETVLHELFVRGLDGDAQAYRAFLQKLSAHLRAFLARRLFGWPDEVEDLVQECLLAMHNQRHTYQSDQPLTAWVHAIARYKMIDLLRSKSAREALNDPLDDELAVFADSATEASDARRDLAGLLDTLPDRHRVPIVHVKLEGLSVAETARLTGMSESAVKVGIHRGLKALALKIGKTSS; encoded by the coding sequence ATGACCAGTGGGAGTCCGATGGCTAAGAGCGATGCGGAGACGGTGCTGCACGAGCTGTTCGTGCGCGGCCTGGACGGCGATGCGCAGGCCTATCGCGCCTTCCTGCAGAAGCTCAGCGCCCACTTGCGCGCCTTTCTGGCCAGGCGTTTGTTCGGCTGGCCCGATGAAGTCGAGGATCTTGTCCAGGAATGCCTGCTCGCCATGCACAACCAGCGCCACACCTACCAGAGCGACCAGCCGCTGACGGCCTGGGTGCACGCGATCGCGCGCTACAAGATGATCGACCTTCTACGATCGAAGTCCGCTCGAGAGGCACTGAACGACCCGCTCGATGACGAGCTGGCCGTGTTTGCGGATTCGGCCACCGAAGCCAGCGATGCGCGCCGTGACCTGGCCGGCCTGCTCGACACCTTGCCCGACCGGCATCGAGTGCCGATCGTGCACGTCAAGCTCGAAGGCCTCTCGGTGGCCGAGACGGCACGCCTGACCGGCATGTCGGAGTCGGCGGTCAAGGTCGGCATCCATCGCGGACTGAAGGCGCTGGCATTGAAGATCGGAAAGACATCATCATGA
- a CDS encoding BufA1 family periplasmic bufferin-type metallophore: protein MITRPLAITALALGALAAGSAMAQDAKPMADKMATMEKCYGVSMAGKNDCAAGAGTTCAGTSKVDYQGNAWKNVPAGTCATIKTPKGMGSLEPIKS, encoded by the coding sequence ATGATCACTCGTCCCCTCGCCATCACCGCACTCGCCCTCGGCGCACTCGCTGCCGGTTCCGCCATGGCCCAGGATGCGAAGCCGATGGCCGACAAGATGGCCACGATGGAAAAATGCTACGGCGTCTCGATGGCCGGCAAGAACGACTGCGCCGCCGGCGCCGGCACCACCTGCGCGGGCACCTCGAAGGTGGACTACCAGGGCAACGCCTGGAAGAACGTGCCGGCCGGCACCTGCGCCACGATCAAGACGCCCAAGGGCATGGGTTCGCTGGAGCCGATCAAGTCCTGA
- the bufB gene encoding MNIO family bufferin maturase, translating into MSSPVLTAGLGLKAEHYDAAVSARVEGLWFEVHPENYMVTGGPRLGWLEAVREQHPVSLHGVSLSLAGESEPDAAHLRRLAALAERIRPALISEHLAWSAWNGHYVPDLLPFARTTEALHRISANVGRAQDALATPIAIENPSHYLRFDNHDWDEIDFLAELARRTGCTLLLDINNVHVSAHNLGYAAESWLDRFPAARVSEIHLAGHSHDPAWGEALLIDSHDAPVAPEVWRLYRRFIQRAGARPTLIERDGNVPTLDTLMLERSIAETALRENAGATRAEA; encoded by the coding sequence ATGTCCTCCCCCGTGCTCACGGCTGGCCTCGGCCTCAAGGCCGAGCACTACGACGCAGCCGTATCGGCACGCGTCGAGGGCCTGTGGTTCGAGGTCCATCCCGAGAACTACATGGTGACGGGCGGGCCGCGACTCGGTTGGCTCGAGGCGGTGCGCGAGCAGCATCCCGTCTCGCTGCACGGCGTGTCGCTCTCGCTCGCGGGTGAGAGCGAGCCTGATGCTGCACACCTGCGCCGGCTTGCAGCGCTTGCCGAGCGTATTCGTCCCGCGCTGATCTCCGAACACCTGGCCTGGTCGGCGTGGAACGGCCACTACGTTCCCGACCTGCTGCCCTTTGCCCGCACGACCGAGGCCCTTCACCGCATCTCGGCGAACGTCGGCCGGGCGCAGGACGCGCTTGCCACGCCGATCGCCATCGAGAATCCCTCCCACTATCTGCGATTCGACAACCACGACTGGGACGAGATCGACTTCCTGGCCGAGCTGGCGCGCCGCACTGGCTGCACGCTGCTGCTGGACATCAACAACGTCCATGTGTCGGCGCACAACCTGGGCTACGCGGCCGAGTCCTGGCTGGACCGCTTCCCGGCGGCGAGGGTCAGCGAGATCCATCTGGCCGGCCATTCGCACGACCCCGCGTGGGGCGAGGCCCTGCTGATCGACTCGCACGATGCGCCGGTCGCGCCCGAGGTCTGGCGCCTCTATCGCCGCTTCATCCAGCGCGCCGGCGCACGGCCCACACTGATCGAGCGTGACGGCAACGTGCCGACCCTCGACACGCTGATGTTGGAACGCAGCATCGCCGAGACCGCCCTGCGCGAAAACGCGGGCGCAACAAGGGCAGAAGCATGA
- a CDS encoding HvfC/BufC N-terminal domain-containing protein: MTFHDAFAQALFAPGTVTDPVVRQLAAQPAFAVYRNTVMKGCIDALEANFPAVARLVGSEWFRAAAALHAAASPPHDGRLLHYGERFADFLEHFKPAAELPYLPGVARLDALWREAHAAGNAPQLDAAWLARHAPERLGTMVLRLHPATRWAWFDEQPIYSIWARNRGEDCCEDEELVWRGEGALITRPADAVTWHPIGWAGCVFLDACAAGLPLGNAAEQALALDAATDLAALLESLLRAGAFTTTDPSTESTP, encoded by the coding sequence ATGACCTTCCACGACGCCTTCGCCCAGGCCTTGTTTGCACCCGGGACGGTGACCGACCCCGTCGTGCGCCAGCTCGCAGCGCAGCCTGCCTTCGCGGTCTACCGCAACACGGTCATGAAGGGCTGCATCGACGCGCTCGAAGCCAATTTCCCTGCGGTCGCGCGGCTCGTGGGAAGCGAATGGTTCCGTGCCGCCGCCGCGCTGCATGCAGCGGCGAGCCCGCCGCACGATGGGCGGTTGCTGCACTACGGCGAGCGCTTCGCCGATTTCCTCGAGCATTTCAAGCCGGCCGCCGAACTGCCCTATCTGCCCGGTGTCGCACGCCTCGATGCGCTTTGGCGCGAGGCTCACGCGGCCGGGAACGCGCCGCAGCTCGACGCGGCGTGGCTGGCGCGCCATGCGCCCGAGCGGCTGGGGACGATGGTGCTTCGCCTCCACCCCGCGACGCGCTGGGCATGGTTCGACGAGCAGCCGATCTACAGCATCTGGGCGCGCAATCGCGGTGAAGATTGCTGTGAGGACGAAGAACTCGTCTGGCGCGGCGAAGGAGCGCTCATCACGCGCCCCGCCGATGCAGTGACCTGGCATCCCATCGGCTGGGCCGGCTGTGTCTTCCTCGATGCCTGCGCCGCCGGCCTGCCGCTCGGCAACGCCGCCGAGCAGGCCCTGGCCCTCGACGCCGCGACCGACCTCGCCGCACTGCTGGAATCACTGCTGCGCGCCGGCGCGTTCACCACCACCGATCCATCCACCGAAAGCACGCCATGA
- a CDS encoding DoxX family protein, translated as MSSNTAASAPSTTFAPDEGHGVRARWNRFAELLTRLVPHDLLALAARVGIAAIFFLSGRTKVEGFLMLTPSAYELFRTEYKLPLLPPELAAHLAAYAEHLFPVLLVLGLFTRLSALALLGMTLVIQVFVYPDAWPTHLSWAALLLYLVGRGGGALALDRVLRIA; from the coding sequence ATGAGCTCGAACACAGCCGCCTCTGCACCCTCCACCACTTTCGCACCCGACGAGGGGCATGGCGTTCGCGCCCGCTGGAACCGGTTCGCCGAGCTGCTCACGCGCCTCGTGCCTCACGACCTGCTGGCGCTCGCTGCGCGCGTGGGCATCGCCGCCATCTTCTTTCTCTCGGGCCGCACGAAGGTCGAGGGCTTCCTGATGCTGACGCCAAGCGCCTACGAGCTGTTCCGCACCGAATACAAGCTGCCGCTGCTGCCGCCCGAACTCGCAGCCCATCTGGCGGCCTACGCCGAGCACCTGTTCCCGGTGCTGCTGGTGCTGGGCCTGTTCACTCGCCTCTCGGCGCTCGCGCTGCTGGGCATGACGCTGGTGATCCAGGTGTTCGTGTATCCCGATGCGTGGCCGACGCACCTCTCGTGGGCGGCGCTGCTGCTCTATCTCGTCGGGCGCGGGGGCGGCGCGCTGGCTCTCGACCGTGTGTTGCGCATCGCCTAG
- a CDS encoding GTP cyclohydrolase II, which translates to MSVDAIPTPSSPTLSPNPPEPSLPASSSVSPGASALQRPHIRLTSHAGGMGALPIQWGAATPAERGPVVGTTTKRAHRNVIGTHSGSYSVYRALAVAAGALKREHKADLTNTAPTDVIGPYPQWSEPGRIVSLDPWGAVVADAFATELAAGYDIRPTIAITKAHVILPEVIEGLQTGRLVADGKFLTPGGAAIVTKAAIEPVWYLPEVARRFGCSETDLRRVLFEETGGMYPELVTRSDLEVFLPPIGGQTLYIFGNPRDLANPEVELTARIHDECNGSDVFGSDICTCRPYLTHAIEECIRGAQRGGVGLIAYSRKEGRALGEVTKFLVYNARKRQVGGDTADQYFARTECVAGVQDMRFQELMPDVFHWLGIRKIHRLVSMSNMKFDAIAGSGIEIGERVNIPDELIPADARVEMDAKMAAGYFTPGVVPDADELKKAKGRTLDT; encoded by the coding sequence ATGTCCGTTGACGCCATTCCGACTCCTTCTTCGCCGACGCTTTCCCCGAATCCTCCCGAGCCCTCCCTCCCCGCGTCTTCATCCGTATCGCCGGGTGCTTCCGCCCTGCAACGGCCCCACATCCGCCTGACCTCGCACGCGGGCGGCATGGGCGCACTGCCCATCCAGTGGGGCGCTGCCACGCCTGCCGAGCGCGGGCCGGTGGTGGGCACCACCACCAAGCGTGCGCACCGCAACGTGATCGGCACCCACAGCGGCTCCTACAGCGTCTACCGCGCGCTGGCCGTGGCGGCGGGCGCGCTCAAGCGCGAGCACAAGGCGGACCTGACCAACACCGCACCCACCGACGTGATCGGGCCCTACCCGCAATGGAGCGAGCCGGGCCGCATCGTCTCGCTCGACCCCTGGGGCGCGGTGGTGGCCGATGCCTTCGCGACGGAGCTGGCGGCCGGCTACGACATCCGCCCGACCATCGCGATCACGAAGGCGCACGTCATCCTGCCCGAAGTCATCGAGGGGCTGCAGACGGGCCGGCTCGTGGCCGACGGCAAGTTCCTCACGCCCGGCGGGGCAGCCATCGTCACGAAGGCCGCGATCGAGCCGGTCTGGTACCTTCCCGAGGTGGCGCGCCGCTTCGGCTGTTCCGAGACCGACCTGCGCCGCGTGCTCTTCGAGGAGACCGGTGGCATGTACCCGGAGCTCGTGACGCGCTCGGACCTCGAAGTGTTCCTCCCACCCATCGGCGGCCAGACGCTCTACATCTTCGGCAACCCGCGCGACCTGGCCAACCCCGAGGTCGAGCTCACCGCGCGCATCCACGACGAGTGCAACGGCTCCGACGTCTTCGGGTCCGACATCTGTACTTGCCGCCCCTATCTCACGCACGCCATCGAGGAATGCATTCGCGGCGCGCAGCGCGGCGGCGTCGGCCTCATCGCCTACTCGCGCAAGGAAGGCCGGGCCCTCGGGGAGGTGACCAAGTTCCTGGTCTACAACGCGCGCAAGCGCCAGGTGGGCGGCGACACGGCCGACCAGTACTTCGCGCGCACCGAATGCGTGGCCGGCGTGCAGGACATGCGCTTCCAGGAGCTGATGCCCGATGTCTTCCACTGGCTGGGCATCCGCAAGATCCACCGCCTGGTGTCGATGAGCAACATGAAGTTCGACGCCATCGCCGGATCGGGCATCGAGATCGGCGAGCGGGTGAACATCCCCGACGAGCTGATCCCCGCCGACGCGCGCGTCGAGATGGACGCCAAGATGGCGGCCGGCTATTTCACGCCCGGCGTGGTGCCGGACGCCGATGAACTCAAGAAGGCCAAGGGAAGGACCCTCGATACATGA
- a CDS encoding URC4/urg3 family protein codes for MSKNTYGLDADRATSNVAVRHADAQGHVDPALEFVEDTTHPAGAAAFLRTTRAIRIRANALLARARRGESEWFTIGDEDALAETARTVAEVTRERYGSGTIPFHSRWRHFEAGGVDRLQELDRLLGPVESSLRARAHIDLVLVSVLLDAGAGPYWHYTEPATGQRFTRSEGLAVASFHAFTGGLFSSDPDRPLQADAAGLRNLVTDRLGDALQISDANQLIGLPGRAMLLRRLGEAMSEQPENFGDPGRPSGMLDALVSPLGPNIPPTAEVGAHDILTLLLESLSRIWPTANVIAPGATGPGDAVGGVAPNEPVLALGDCWRHSAVRGPGLTDGWMPFHKLSQWLAYSLIEPFERAGVKVRHLEALTALPEYRNGGLLIDSGVIVPRDKAMLERTWKAGDEFIVEWRALTIALLDEMAARVREVLGRSEEELPLARVLQGGTWAAGRVLAQRLRGGTPPLRIESDGTVF; via the coding sequence ATGAGCAAGAACACCTACGGGCTCGACGCGGATCGCGCCACCTCCAATGTCGCAGTGCGCCACGCCGATGCGCAAGGCCATGTCGATCCCGCCCTCGAGTTCGTCGAGGACACGACCCACCCCGCCGGCGCAGCCGCCTTCCTGCGCACCACGCGTGCGATCCGCATCCGCGCGAACGCGCTGCTGGCGCGCGCCCGGCGCGGCGAGTCCGAGTGGTTCACCATCGGCGACGAGGACGCGCTCGCGGAGACGGCGCGAACGGTGGCGGAGGTGACGCGCGAGCGCTACGGCTCGGGCACCATTCCCTTCCACAGCCGCTGGCGCCACTTCGAGGCCGGCGGGGTGGACCGGCTGCAGGAACTCGACCGCCTGCTCGGCCCTGTCGAGTCCTCGCTGCGCGCGCGCGCCCACATCGACCTGGTGCTGGTGAGCGTGCTGCTCGACGCCGGGGCGGGCCCCTACTGGCACTACACCGAGCCGGCCACGGGCCAGCGCTTCACGCGCTCCGAAGGGCTCGCCGTGGCAAGCTTCCATGCCTTCACCGGCGGCCTGTTCTCGTCCGACCCCGACCGGCCGCTGCAGGCCGATGCCGCCGGCCTGCGCAACCTGGTCACCGACCGGCTGGGCGATGCCTTGCAGATCAGCGACGCCAATCAACTGATCGGCCTGCCCGGGCGCGCCATGCTGCTGCGCCGGCTCGGCGAAGCCATGAGCGAGCAGCCGGAGAACTTCGGCGATCCGGGCCGCCCGAGCGGCATGCTGGATGCGCTGGTCAGCCCGCTGGGCCCGAACATCCCCCCGACGGCCGAGGTCGGCGCACACGACATCCTGACGCTGCTGCTGGAATCGCTGTCGCGCATCTGGCCCACCGCCAACGTGATCGCCCCCGGTGCAACGGGCCCTGGTGATGCGGTGGGCGGCGTCGCGCCGAACGAGCCGGTACTCGCGCTCGGCGACTGCTGGCGGCACAGCGCCGTGCGCGGACCCGGGCTGACCGACGGATGGATGCCCTTCCACAAGCTCTCGCAATGGCTCGCGTACTCGCTCATCGAGCCCTTCGAACGGGCCGGCGTCAAGGTGCGCCATCTCGAGGCGCTGACCGCTCTGCCGGAGTACCGCAACGGCGGCCTGCTGATCGACAGTGGCGTCATCGTGCCCCGCGACAAGGCCATGCTGGAGCGCACCTGGAAGGCCGGCGACGAGTTCATCGTCGAATGGCGAGCGCTGACCATCGCGCTGCTCGACGAGATGGCGGCGCGCGTGCGTGAGGTGCTCGGCCGCAGCGAGGAAGAGCTGCCGCTGGCGCGCGTGCTCCAAGGCGGCACCTGGGCGGCAGGCCGCGTGCTGGCACAACGCTTGCGTGGAGGAACGCCCCCCTTGCGCATCGAAAGCGACGGTACCGTCTTCTAG
- the upp gene encoding uracil phosphoribosyltransferase — protein sequence MSNVHLVDHPLVQHKLTLMRRKEASTNSFRRLLNEISMLMAYEVTRDMPMQDIEIETPLETMNAKVIDGKKVVLVSILRAGTGILDGMLSVVPGARVGHIGLYRDPKTLTAVEYYFKMPGEMGERDCIVVDPMLATGNSAVAAVERLKELNPKSIKFVCLLTCPEGIKTFQTAHPDVPIYTAAIDRELNSHGYILPGLGDAGDRIFGTK from the coding sequence ATGAGCAACGTCCACCTCGTCGATCATCCCCTCGTCCAGCACAAGCTCACGCTGATGCGCCGCAAGGAGGCCAGCACCAACAGCTTCCGGCGCCTTCTCAACGAGATCAGCATGCTGATGGCCTACGAGGTCACGCGCGACATGCCCATGCAGGACATCGAGATCGAGACCCCGCTCGAGACCATGAACGCCAAGGTGATCGACGGCAAGAAGGTGGTGCTGGTCTCCATCCTGCGCGCCGGCACCGGCATCCTCGACGGCATGCTCAGCGTGGTGCCCGGTGCGCGTGTGGGCCACATCGGGTTGTACCGCGACCCCAAGACGCTGACGGCGGTGGAGTACTACTTCAAGATGCCGGGCGAGATGGGCGAGCGCGACTGCATCGTGGTCGACCCGATGCTCGCGACCGGCAACTCGGCGGTCGCGGCCGTGGAACGGCTCAAGGAGCTGAACCCGAAGTCGATCAAGTTCGTGTGCCTGCTGACCTGCCCTGAAGGCATCAAGACCTTCCAGACCGCGCACCCCGACGTGCCCATCTACACCGCGGCCATCGACCGCGAGCTCAACAGCCATGGCTACATCCTGCCCGGGCTGGGCGACGCAGGTGACCGGATCTTCGGCACGAAATGA
- a CDS encoding BMP family protein, whose amino-acid sequence MSLRRQLIVRSLAVAAALAAAGAPGLALAQAKLKVAAVYTVPFEQQWVGRIHKALKAAEARGEIEYKATENVANADYERVMREYAQAGNQLILGEVFGVEAAARKVAKDFPKTAFLMGSSLKPQAPNFSVFDNYIQEPAFLSGMVAGGMTKSNRIGMVGGFPIPEVNRLMNAFMAGAKETNPKVEFSVSFINSWFDPPKAKEAAFAMIDKGADVMYAERFGVSDAAKEKGKLAIGNVIDTQDKYPDTVVASALWNFEPSADRAIKLVKEGKFVAEDYGPYSMMKHKGSELAPLGTFEKKVPAEIVSKVKARQADILSGKFTVKVDDSQPKSTAK is encoded by the coding sequence GTGTCCCTACGCCGCCAACTGATCGTCCGCTCCCTTGCAGTCGCCGCAGCGCTCGCCGCGGCCGGCGCACCCGGCCTCGCGCTCGCGCAGGCCAAGCTCAAGGTGGCGGCGGTCTATACCGTGCCCTTCGAGCAGCAATGGGTCGGCCGCATCCACAAGGCGCTGAAGGCGGCGGAAGCGCGCGGCGAGATCGAGTACAAGGCGACCGAGAACGTCGCCAACGCCGACTACGAGCGCGTGATGCGCGAGTACGCGCAGGCCGGCAACCAGCTGATCCTGGGCGAGGTCTTCGGCGTGGAGGCGGCGGCGCGCAAGGTTGCCAAGGACTTCCCGAAGACAGCGTTCCTGATGGGCTCGTCGCTGAAGCCGCAGGCGCCCAATTTCTCGGTCTTCGACAACTACATCCAGGAGCCTGCGTTTCTCTCCGGCATGGTCGCCGGCGGCATGACCAAGAGCAACAGGATCGGCATGGTGGGCGGCTTCCCCATCCCCGAGGTCAACCGGCTGATGAATGCCTTCATGGCCGGTGCGAAGGAGACCAATCCGAAGGTGGAGTTCAGCGTGAGCTTCATCAACAGCTGGTTCGATCCGCCCAAGGCCAAGGAAGCCGCCTTCGCGATGATCGACAAGGGAGCCGACGTGATGTACGCCGAGCGCTTCGGTGTCAGCGACGCGGCCAAGGAAAAGGGCAAGCTCGCCATCGGCAACGTGATCGACACGCAGGACAAGTACCCCGACACCGTGGTCGCCTCGGCGCTCTGGAACTTCGAGCCCTCGGCCGACCGGGCGATCAAGCTCGTGAAGGAAGGCAAGTTCGTCGCCGAGGACTACGGCCCGTATTCGATGATGAAGCACAAGGGTTCCGAGCTGGCGCCGCTGGGCACATTCGAGAAAAAGGTGCCGGCCGAGATCGTCTCCAAGGTCAAGGCCAGGCAGGCCGACATCCTCTCGGGCAAGTTCACCGTGAAGGTGGACGACAGTCAGCCGAAGTCCACGGCCAAGTAA
- a CDS encoding ABC transporter ATP-binding protein yields MRGITKRFGTLVANDAISLELGAGEVLALLGENGAGKSTLMSILFGHYTADEGGIEVFGRPLVPGQPRAALAAGIGMVHQHFTLADNLSVLDNVTMGTEPLWQPFSRRGAARARLLEVSQRFGLPVQPDARVGSLSVGERQRVEILKALYRGARILILDEPTAVLTPQESEALFRTLSQMVADGLSIIFISHKLDEVLRVSHRVAVLRGGKLVAEAPTRETTAAQLALWMVGHAVEGVKRTPARQVGDAVCVLDHVRTAGEGHDRLLDVSLSLRAGEITAVAGVSGNGQVALAELLGGTRRATSGSVQLMGRTLPASPARLVRRGVARIPEDRHAVGVVGDLPVWENAVSERLRSAAFSRWLWVRRAAARAHARRIEQAFDVRGAGLDAPARALSGGNMQKLILGRALLAPDAAQNKTARLIVAHQPTWGLDIGAVAYVQQQLIAARDAGAAVLLISDDLDEVLALGDRVAVMHGGRLGEPRAASAWTREAIGLAMAGSPA; encoded by the coding sequence CTGCGCGGCATCACCAAGCGTTTCGGCACCCTGGTCGCCAACGATGCGATCTCGCTCGAGCTCGGCGCCGGCGAGGTGCTCGCGCTCTTGGGCGAGAACGGTGCCGGCAAGTCCACCCTGATGTCGATCCTCTTCGGCCACTACACCGCCGACGAAGGCGGAATCGAGGTCTTCGGCCGGCCGCTCGTGCCCGGCCAACCCAGGGCCGCGCTGGCCGCGGGCATCGGCATGGTGCACCAGCACTTCACGCTGGCCGACAACCTGAGCGTGCTCGACAACGTGACGATGGGGACCGAGCCCTTGTGGCAGCCCTTTTCCCGTCGCGGCGCCGCGCGCGCCAGGCTGCTCGAGGTCTCGCAGCGATTCGGCCTGCCGGTGCAGCCGGACGCCCGGGTGGGCAGCCTGTCGGTGGGTGAGCGGCAGCGCGTAGAGATCCTCAAGGCGCTGTACCGCGGCGCGCGCATCCTGATCCTGGACGAACCGACTGCCGTGCTCACCCCGCAGGAAAGCGAAGCGCTGTTCCGCACGCTTTCGCAGATGGTGGCGGACGGGCTCTCGATCATCTTCATCAGCCACAAGCTCGACGAGGTGCTGCGCGTCTCGCACCGCGTGGCCGTGCTGCGCGGCGGCAAGCTGGTGGCCGAGGCACCCACGCGGGAGACCACGGCGGCGCAGCTGGCGCTGTGGATGGTCGGCCATGCGGTCGAGGGCGTGAAGCGCACGCCGGCGCGGCAGGTGGGCGATGCCGTGTGCGTGCTCGACCATGTGCGCACCGCCGGCGAAGGGCATGACCGGCTGCTCGATGTCTCCCTGAGCCTGCGCGCAGGCGAGATCACGGCCGTGGCAGGCGTTTCAGGCAATGGCCAGGTCGCGCTGGCAGAGCTGCTCGGCGGCACCCGCCGCGCCACGAGCGGCAGCGTGCAATTGATGGGCCGCACCCTGCCCGCCTCGCCCGCACGGCTGGTCCGGCGCGGGGTCGCTCGCATCCCGGAAGACCGGCATGCGGTGGGTGTGGTGGGCGACCTTCCCGTCTGGGAAAACGCGGTGTCGGAGCGGCTGCGCAGTGCGGCCTTCTCGCGCTGGCTCTGGGTGCGGCGCGCAGCGGCGCGCGCCCATGCGCGCCGTATCGAGCAAGCCTTCGACGTGCGCGGCGCCGGGCTGGACGCGCCGGCGCGCGCGCTCTCGGGCGGCAACATGCAGAAGCTGATCCTCGGACGGGCGCTGCTGGCCCCGGACGCGGCGCAGAACAAGACCGCGCGCCTGATCGTCGCGCACCAGCCCACCTGGGGCCTGGACATCGGCGCAGTCGCCTACGTGCAGCAGCAACTGATCGCGGCGCGAGACGCCGGCGCCGCGGTGCTGCTGATCTCCGATGACCTGGACGAGGTGCTGGCGCTGGGGGACCGGGTCGCCGTGATGCACGGCGGGCGCCTCGGCGAGCCACGCGCGGCTTCGGCGTGGACCCGCGAGGCAATCGGGCTGGCGATGGCGGGCTCTCCTGCATGA
- a CDS encoding ABC transporter permease, with translation MRLERRHETSRAAMLLAPMGAVGFTLLVSALLVLWAGAPIGRTYALLLQGGFGSVFAWSETLTRATPLILTGLAATVAFKARLFNIGAEGQFYGGALAAVAVGGLHGGTGFPLPPWLLFPLMMAAAAGVGALLLLGPALMKNRLGVDEVVTTLLMNFIVLLAVSALLDGPMKDPTAMGWPQSVSLQPELELGRLVAQTRVHTGLLWAGALAVLAWVLFKYTVAGFDIRALGANPRAAAFAGVPVTRTVVLVALISGALAGLAGAIEVAGRTSYVTLDLSPGYGYSGIVIAMLAGLHPLGVLAAGVFVAGIQVGADTMSRAIGVPTYIADVIVAASLIAVLVATLLTQYRVRWK, from the coding sequence ATGAGACTGGAGCGCCGCCACGAGACCTCGCGCGCCGCGATGCTGCTGGCGCCCATGGGCGCCGTCGGCTTCACGCTGCTGGTCAGCGCACTGCTGGTGCTCTGGGCCGGCGCGCCGATCGGCCGCACCTATGCGCTGCTGCTGCAGGGTGGCTTCGGCTCGGTCTTCGCGTGGAGCGAGACGCTGACCCGCGCCACGCCGCTGATCCTCACCGGCCTCGCGGCCACCGTAGCCTTCAAGGCCCGTCTCTTCAACATCGGTGCGGAGGGGCAGTTCTACGGCGGCGCGCTGGCCGCGGTGGCGGTGGGCGGCCTGCATGGCGGCACCGGCTTCCCGTTGCCGCCGTGGCTGCTGTTCCCCCTGATGATGGCCGCGGCCGCGGGCGTCGGTGCGCTGCTGCTGCTCGGGCCTGCGTTGATGAAGAACAGGCTGGGCGTGGACGAGGTGGTGACCACGTTGCTGATGAATTTCATCGTGCTGCTCGCGGTCTCGGCCCTGCTCGACGGACCGATGAAGGACCCGACAGCGATGGGTTGGCCGCAGAGCGTATCGCTGCAGCCGGAGCTCGAGCTGGGCAGGTTGGTCGCGCAGACCCGCGTCCACACGGGCCTGCTGTGGGCCGGCGCGCTGGCGGTGCTGGCCTGGGTGCTGTTCAAGTACACGGTGGCCGGCTTCGACATCCGCGCGCTGGGCGCCAACCCGCGCGCCGCGGCCTTTGCCGGCGTGCCGGTCACGCGCACCGTGGTGCTGGTGGCCTTGATCTCCGGCGCACTGGCAGGGCTGGCCGGCGCGATCGAGGTCGCGGGCCGCACCAGCTACGTCACGCTCGACCTGTCGCCCGGCTACGGCTACAGCGGCATCGTGATCGCGATGCTGGCCGGGCTGCATCCGCTGGGCGTGCTGGCCGCGGGCGTGTTCGTAGCCGGCATCCAGGTCGGGGCCGACACGATGAGCCGTGCCATCGGCGTGCCCACCTACATTGCCGACGTGATCGTGGCGGCGTCGTTGATCGCGGTCCTCGTTGCCACGCTGCTGACGCAATACAGAGTGCGATGGAAATAG